In Desulfovibrio sp. 86, the following proteins share a genomic window:
- a CDS encoding diguanylate cyclase domain-containing protein, protein MTRNTKRKIAGASHKGKGHDMPDSRPDTAVQAEPSTGTPQPPDWAGWMEWTGGTENFWGASAPGDSGLTREWSELRAIQKLAREDLMEMEGLLCRQLSAFLSFSGHALYFPRECTPEEPRLLTRERRLLLPLHWGGHQLGMVMLHGVRVREVRPLLKVLPALASLCLENLARAKAVRTDAVTGLVTEESLFARMEGEAERVRAHLEEPSAPEGLAAPMYRMCMGIVLLRLSNGPDMIRRYGYAFGENVMRQLAAACRAVLPSDVLAARVGTHEMALLLSASGRGACHKLACAVLARMQALRPAPTLTKQGVAPRLCAGHALYPQDMQGAEMRLGMYEQARLLMARARLAADVAGQTAAGAAGNRFCEGRVMPFARILQEGGLVLEALPVGRLRISLGRQAKAREGMRFAVWSAEPGQKARHKGEVVLLRVGDRDSIAEILHLVDTTFLPAPGDSLALLGQSPVLSPDLDGHDPVLHFSDAQGMPSVPSVPSVPSVPSVPAGQQNAAAAPPDETSGHARQPMETGSAVTAASPAPVANPAPAGSAASAAGKAAFPAAFPAAASGSVATGHAQAAAESAARAPAAAAAPYTATAPGTETAVDAAQAEQAALCGHGDFLNRFAQESERRARFVLAIVRMEGASSSTAATALHLWEKLLRRAAPHDAGAAPLAGLYGSNSLIFFHPGSEPQNVVPLYESLCSALKDAGVDAAAGLAAFPFLQYRKAEMPDCALRALEYALLLPHPRVGQCNSLALNISADRRYSLGDVFGALEEYKLALLADETNVMAWNSLGVCMAALGRRHEARRHFLEALRHKPDEGTATQINYNLGNVCQSLGERRAAARYYRQCVKTAPDHLFAHIRLGQLCEQSGRRAEARRYYELAAAIEDAAPGRPGVARRHLARVAARQRKGGEARELLHEALLRNPQDAASMLLLANIYLDGNEDPAMAELLARKSAGLHDRPEAWQTLARALRALDREDEARLAEARAVLG, encoded by the coding sequence GCGGAACCGTCCACCGGGACTCCCCAACCCCCGGACTGGGCAGGCTGGATGGAATGGACGGGCGGGACAGAGAATTTTTGGGGCGCGTCAGCGCCTGGCGACAGCGGCCTCACGCGGGAATGGTCTGAACTGCGGGCCATACAAAAGCTGGCCCGTGAAGACCTTATGGAAATGGAAGGGCTGCTGTGCCGCCAGCTGTCGGCGTTCTTGAGCTTCAGCGGTCACGCGCTCTATTTTCCCAGAGAGTGCACCCCGGAAGAACCACGGTTGTTGACGCGCGAGCGCAGGCTGCTTTTGCCCCTGCACTGGGGCGGGCATCAGCTTGGCATGGTCATGCTGCACGGCGTGCGCGTCCGTGAGGTGCGGCCTCTTTTGAAGGTGCTGCCTGCCCTTGCCTCCCTGTGTCTGGAAAATCTGGCCCGCGCCAAGGCCGTGCGCACAGACGCCGTTACCGGCCTTGTCACGGAGGAAAGCCTTTTTGCGCGTATGGAAGGCGAGGCTGAAAGGGTGCGCGCCCATCTTGAAGAGCCTTCCGCGCCGGAAGGTCTTGCCGCCCCCATGTACCGCATGTGTATGGGCATCGTGCTGCTGCGTCTCAGCAACGGGCCTGATATGATCCGGCGGTATGGCTATGCCTTTGGCGAGAATGTCATGCGACAGCTTGCCGCCGCCTGCCGCGCCGTTCTGCCCTCAGACGTGCTTGCCGCGCGGGTGGGAACGCACGAAATGGCGCTTTTGCTTTCCGCCAGCGGGCGTGGCGCGTGCCATAAGCTGGCCTGCGCCGTTCTGGCCCGCATGCAGGCGCTGCGTCCCGCCCCGACCCTGACAAAACAGGGGGTAGCTCCACGCCTGTGCGCCGGGCACGCCCTGTATCCGCAAGATATGCAGGGAGCGGAAATGCGGCTTGGCATGTATGAGCAGGCCCGGCTGCTCATGGCCAGAGCCCGGCTGGCTGCGGATGTCGCTGGTCAGACCGCTGCCGGGGCGGCGGGCAACCGTTTTTGCGAGGGGCGCGTCATGCCTTTTGCCCGCATCCTGCAAGAGGGTGGGCTTGTGCTGGAAGCATTGCCGGTGGGCCGTCTGCGCATCAGTCTTGGGCGACAGGCCAAGGCCCGTGAAGGCATGCGCTTTGCGGTCTGGAGCGCCGAACCCGGCCAGAAGGCGCGCCACAAGGGCGAAGTCGTGCTGCTGCGTGTGGGCGACAGGGATTCCATAGCCGAAATTTTGCATCTGGTAGACACCACGTTTCTGCCCGCGCCCGGCGACAGTCTGGCGCTCCTTGGGCAAAGTCCGGTGCTCAGTCCAGATCTCGACGGACACGATCCCGTGCTGCATTTTTCCGACGCCCAAGGCATGCCATCCGTGCCATCCGTGCCATCCGTGCCGTCCGTACCATCCGTGCCTGCTGGGCAACAGAATGCCGCAGCCGCTCCGCCTGACGAAACCTCTGGGCACGCGCGGCAGCCGATGGAAACGGGTTCCGCCGTCACGGCGGCCAGTCCCGCCCCGGTGGCCAATCCCGCCCCGGCGGGCAGTGCCGCGTCGGCCGCTGGCAAGGCCGCATTCCCTGCCGCGTTCCCTGCCGCAGCCTCAGGAAGCGTCGCAACAGGGCATGCCCAGGCTGCCGCCGAGTCCGCCGCCCGTGCGCCAGCTGCCGCTGCTGCCCCATATACTGCCACAGCCCCAGGCACAGAGACTGCCGTGGACGCCGCGCAGGCCGAACAGGCGGCGCTGTGCGGTCACGGTGATTTTCTCAACCGTTTTGCGCAGGAAAGCGAGCGCCGCGCCCGTTTTGTGCTCGCCATCGTCCGCATGGAAGGCGCGTCAAGCTCCACAGCGGCAACAGCCCTGCATTTGTGGGAAAAGCTGCTGCGCAGGGCCGCCCCGCACGATGCGGGGGCCGCCCCTCTGGCCGGGCTTTATGGCAGCAACAGCCTGATTTTTTTCCACCCCGGTTCAGAGCCGCAGAACGTCGTGCCCCTGTATGAATCCCTGTGCTCGGCCCTGAAAGACGCAGGTGTCGATGCCGCTGCGGGTCTGGCCGCCTTTCCCTTTTTGCAATATCGCAAAGCCGAAATGCCCGACTGCGCCCTCAGAGCTCTGGAATATGCCCTTCTTCTGCCGCACCCAAGAGTGGGGCAATGCAACTCGCTGGCCCTGAACATCAGCGCCGACCGGCGTTACAGCCTTGGCGACGTGTTCGGCGCGCTTGAGGAATACAAGCTGGCCCTGCTGGCGGACGAAACCAACGTCATGGCCTGGAACTCCCTTGGTGTGTGCATGGCGGCCCTGGGTCGCAGGCATGAGGCGCGCAGGCATTTTCTTGAGGCCCTGCGCCACAAGCCGGACGAAGGCACAGCCACGCAAATCAACTACAATCTTGGCAATGTCTGCCAAAGTCTGGGTGAGCGCCGCGCCGCCGCGCGCTATTACCGCCAGTGCGTCAAGACAGCGCCCGACCATCTGTTTGCCCATATACGTCTCGGGCAGTTGTGCGAGCAGAGCGGCAGAAGGGCCGAAGCCCGCCGCTATTACGAACTGGCCGCCGCCATTGAAGACGCCGCCCCCGGACGTCCCGGCGTGGCCAGGCGGCATCTGGCCCGTGTGGCCGCCCGGCAGCGCAAGGGCGGCGAAGCCCGTGAACTGCTGCACGAAGCCTTGCTGCGCAATCCGCAGGACGCAGCCTCCATGCTGCTGCTGGCCAATATCTACCTTGACGGCAACGAAGACCCGGCCATGGCCGAACTGCTGGCTCGCAAGAGCGCGGGTCTGCACGACAGACCTGAGGCATGGCAGACCCTGGCCCGCGCCCTGCGAGCCCTGGACCGTGAAGACGAGGCCCGGCTGGCCGAAGCCAGAGCCGTGCTGGGCTGA